A genomic stretch from Bradyrhizobium sp. 195 includes:
- a CDS encoding fumarylacetoacetate hydrolase family protein has protein sequence MTTLTVKDLLPEDGTRGTLAGRVWLPQVNGPAVVAVRGDGVFDVTAKFPTISALCEEDNPAKALAATKGERIGDLEAIVANTAPDGRDSNKPWLLAPVDLQTLKAAGVTFAISMLERVIEERAKGNPASAEAIRKEVTRLIGDDLSKLKPGSDQAMHLKQVLIDQNAWSQYLEVGIGPDAEVFTKAPTLSSVGTGMDAGLHPKSTWNNPEPELVLFVSSRGKIVGGALGNDVNLRDFEGRSALLLSKAKDNNASCAIGPLLRLFDDSFTLDDARKLDISLNVKGPDGFVLDGHSSISMISRDPTDLVAQTIGKIHQYPDGFVLFLGTMFAPVKDRDAPGQGFTHKRDDIVTIAAPQLGKLVNRMRTSDECEPWTFGIGALMKNLGQRKLV, from the coding sequence ATGACCACATTGACGGTTAAAGACCTTCTCCCCGAGGATGGCACAAGGGGAACGCTGGCCGGCCGTGTCTGGCTGCCGCAGGTGAATGGTCCTGCGGTGGTCGCCGTGCGCGGCGATGGCGTGTTCGACGTCACCGCAAAATTTCCGACCATCAGCGCGCTCTGCGAAGAGGACAATCCGGCCAAGGCGCTTGCGGCGACCAAGGGCGAGCGCATCGGCGATCTCGAGGCGATCGTCGCCAACACGGCGCCCGACGGGCGCGACTCGAACAAGCCTTGGCTGCTGGCACCCGTCGATCTCCAGACGCTGAAGGCCGCCGGCGTCACGTTCGCCATCTCCATGCTGGAGCGCGTGATCGAGGAGCGGGCAAAAGGCAATCCAGCCTCGGCCGAGGCGATCCGGAAGGAGGTGACGCGGCTGATCGGCGACGATCTCTCCAAGCTCAAGCCCGGCTCGGACCAGGCCATGCACCTGAAGCAGGTGCTGATCGACCAGAACGCCTGGAGCCAGTATCTCGAAGTCGGCATCGGTCCGGATGCAGAGGTCTTCACCAAGGCGCCGACCTTGTCTTCAGTCGGCACCGGCATGGATGCCGGGCTGCATCCGAAATCGACCTGGAACAATCCCGAACCCGAGCTCGTGTTGTTCGTGTCGAGCCGCGGCAAGATCGTCGGTGGCGCGCTCGGTAACGACGTCAATCTGCGCGACTTCGAGGGCCGCTCGGCGCTGCTGCTGTCGAAGGCCAAGGACAACAACGCCTCCTGCGCGATCGGCCCGCTGCTGCGCTTGTTCGACGACAGCTTTACACTCGATGACGCGCGAAAACTCGACATCAGCCTGAACGTGAAGGGCCCGGACGGTTTTGTCCTCGACGGCCATTCCTCGATCAGCATGATCAGTCGCGACCCGACCGACCTCGTCGCGCAGACCATCGGCAAGATCCATCAATATCCTGATGGCTTCGTGCTGTTCCTCGGCACGATGTTCGCGCCGGTCAAGGATCGCGATGCGCCGGGGCAGGGGTTCACCCACAAGCGCGACGACATCGTCACCATCGCAGCGCCTCAGCTCGGCAAGCTCGTCAACCGCATGCGCACCAGCGACGAATGCGAGCCCTGGACCTTCGGCATCGGTGCGCTGATGAAGAACCTGGGGCAGCGGAAGCTGGTCTAA
- a CDS encoding 4Fe-4S dicluster domain-containing protein, which yields MPLASYQTSVPVVVDDAKCIADKGCTVCVDVCPLDVLRISDMTNKAYMAYDECWYCMPCEADCPTGAVTVNIPYLLR from the coding sequence ATGCCCCTCGCTTCCTATCAGACATCGGTTCCGGTGGTCGTCGACGATGCCAAATGCATCGCGGACAAGGGCTGCACCGTGTGCGTCGACGTCTGCCCGCTCGACGTGCTCCGCATCAGCGACATGACCAACAAGGCCTACATGGCCTATGACGAGTGCTGGTACTGCATGCCTTGCGAAGCGGATTGTCCGACCGGCGCCGTTACCGTCAACATTCCCTATCTGTTGAGGTGA
- a CDS encoding sugar ABC transporter ATP-binding protein, translating to MENSPDPAPALLEVRGISKSFGAVRALQEVAFTLRAGEIHALLGENGAGKSTLIKVVTGVFPRDAGIVSIGGDEIAPRSAKAAVAAGIATVYQEVNLLPNLSVAQNLFLDRQPMRFGIVREGEMRRRAKALLADFGLNIDVAAPLGSYSVAIQHITAIARAVDLSARVLILDEPTASLDRHEVEILFGIMRQLAKRGIGVVFVSHFLDQVYEISDRITVLRNGRLVGEREAASLPRLELIRMMLGRELAETTSARASAGEHREREVCASFENYGKAGYVAPFNLELRHGEVVGLAGLLGSGRTETARLVFGAERADGGQARVEGAPVRLQSPRDGVRHGFGYCPEERKTDGIVAELTVRENIVLALQAKRGLHRPLSGREQDEIARRYVKMLDIRPADPERPVGLLSGGNQQKVLLARWLATSPRLLVLDEPTRGIDVGAHAEIIRLIRELCDDGLALLVISSELDEIVTYSDRVVVLRDRAHVEELAGEAIDVGNILAAIAADAATVALEAHT from the coding sequence ATGGAGAACAGCCCCGATCCTGCTCCGGCTCTGCTGGAGGTGCGCGGGATCAGCAAGAGCTTCGGCGCCGTGCGCGCGTTGCAGGAGGTCGCCTTCACGCTGCGCGCCGGCGAGATCCATGCGCTGCTCGGCGAGAACGGTGCCGGCAAGTCGACGCTGATCAAGGTCGTCACCGGCGTGTTCCCGCGCGATGCCGGCATCGTCAGTATCGGTGGCGACGAGATCGCGCCGCGCTCGGCCAAGGCGGCGGTGGCAGCGGGCATCGCCACCGTCTACCAGGAGGTCAATTTGCTGCCGAACCTTTCGGTGGCGCAAAACCTGTTCCTCGACCGCCAGCCGATGCGCTTCGGCATCGTGCGCGAAGGTGAAATGCGCCGCCGCGCCAAAGCGCTGCTGGCGGATTTCGGCCTGAATATCGACGTCGCCGCACCGCTCGGCAGCTATTCCGTCGCCATCCAGCACATCACCGCGATCGCCCGCGCGGTCGATCTTTCCGCCCGCGTGCTGATCCTGGACGAGCCGACCGCGAGCCTCGACCGCCACGAGGTCGAGATCCTGTTCGGCATCATGCGCCAGCTCGCAAAGCGCGGTATCGGCGTCGTCTTCGTCAGCCACTTCCTCGACCAGGTCTACGAGATATCCGACCGCATTACGGTGCTGCGCAACGGCCGCCTGGTCGGCGAGCGCGAGGCCGCCTCGCTGCCGCGGCTCGAGCTGATCCGGATGATGCTCGGCCGCGAGCTGGCCGAGACCACCAGTGCACGAGCCTCGGCAGGCGAGCACCGGGAACGCGAGGTCTGCGCCAGCTTCGAGAACTACGGCAAGGCCGGCTATGTCGCGCCGTTCAATCTGGAGCTGCGTCATGGCGAGGTCGTCGGTCTCGCCGGCCTGCTCGGCTCGGGCCGCACCGAGACGGCGCGGCTGGTGTTTGGCGCCGAGCGCGCCGATGGCGGGCAGGCGAGGGTAGAGGGCGCGCCCGTGCGGCTGCAGTCGCCGCGCGACGGCGTGCGCCACGGCTTTGGCTATTGTCCGGAAGAGCGCAAGACCGACGGCATCGTCGCCGAGCTCACCGTGCGTGAGAACATCGTGCTCGCGCTCCAGGCCAAGCGTGGCCTGCATCGCCCGCTGTCGGGCCGAGAGCAGGACGAGATCGCGCGCCGCTACGTCAAGATGCTCGACATCCGTCCTGCCGATCCCGAACGCCCCGTCGGCCTGTTGTCCGGGGGCAATCAGCAGAAAGTGCTGCTGGCGCGCTGGCTCGCGACGTCGCCGCGGCTGCTGGTGCTGGACGAGCCGACCCGCGGCATCGACGTCGGCGCGCATGCCGAGATCATCCGCCTGATCCGCGAGCTCTGCGACGACGGTCTGGCGCTGCTCGTGATCTCCTCCGAGCTGGACGAGATCGTGACCTATTCGGACCGCGTGGTGGTGCTGCGCGACCGCGCCCATGTCGAGGAGCTCGCGGGCGAGGCGATCGACGTCGGCAACATTCTCGCAGCCATCGCCGCCGATGCCGCCACCGTCGCGCTTGAGGCCCACACATGA
- the yjfF gene encoding galactofuranose ABC transporter, permease protein YjfF has protein sequence MKGLPPVLITAIVLVAGFALCAVQFPNIASTRVVGNLLTDNAFLGIVATGMTFVIISGGIDLSVGSVIGFTTVFVALAIERWGMPPLVAFVAILALSAAFGAAMGTVIHVFDLPPFIVTLAGMFLARGASFLLSTESVPITAPVYSAVSDFALRMPGGGRLTAIALIMLVIVIGGALLLQLTRFGANVYALGGSRAAASLMGVAVGKMTIKIYMLSSLLAGIAGIVFSFYTSAGYSLSAVGVELDTIAAVVIGGTLLTGGQGSVIGTFLGVLIQGLIQTYINFDGTLSSWWTKIATGVLLFAFIALQQGLVALARRPVTKSLGAAT, from the coding sequence ATGAAAGGCCTTCCGCCCGTCCTGATCACGGCCATCGTGCTCGTCGCAGGCTTTGCGCTCTGCGCGGTGCAATTCCCCAACATCGCCTCGACCCGCGTGGTCGGCAATCTCCTCACCGACAACGCCTTCCTCGGCATCGTCGCGACCGGCATGACCTTCGTCATCATTTCCGGCGGCATCGATCTCTCGGTCGGCTCGGTGATCGGATTCACCACCGTCTTCGTCGCGCTCGCGATCGAGCGCTGGGGCATGCCGCCGCTGGTCGCCTTCGTTGCCATTCTCGCGCTCTCGGCGGCCTTTGGCGCGGCGATGGGCACGGTGATCCATGTCTTCGATCTACCACCGTTCATCGTGACGCTCGCCGGCATGTTCCTGGCGCGGGGCGCGAGCTTCCTGTTGTCCACGGAATCGGTGCCGATCACGGCACCCGTCTATTCGGCGGTTTCCGACTTCGCGCTGCGGATGCCCGGCGGCGGCAGATTGACGGCTATCGCGCTCATCATGCTCGTGATCGTCATCGGCGGAGCCTTGCTGCTGCAGCTCACCCGGTTCGGCGCCAATGTCTATGCGCTTGGCGGCAGCCGGGCCGCCGCGAGCCTGATGGGCGTTGCAGTCGGCAAGATGACGATCAAGATCTACATGCTGTCCAGCCTGCTGGCAGGGATCGCCGGCATCGTGTTCTCCTTCTACACCAGCGCCGGCTACTCGCTCTCCGCCGTCGGCGTCGAGCTCGACACCATCGCGGCCGTCGTGATCGGCGGCACGCTGCTCACGGGCGGGCAGGGCTCGGTGATCGGCACCTTCCTCGGCGTGCTGATTCAGGGCCTGATCCAGACCTACATCAATTTCGACGGTACGCTGTCGAGCTGGTGGACCAAGATCGCGACCGGCGTTTTGCTGTTCGCCTTCATCGCCTTGCAGCAGGGGTTGGTCGCGCTCGCGCGCCGGCCCGTAACGAAGAGCTTGGGAGCTGCGACATGA
- a CDS encoding fumarate reductase/succinate dehydrogenase flavoprotein subunit, with translation MALDQIVDGLSEVSCDVLVIGGGTAGPMAALKAKLKNPKANVVLLEKANVKRSGAISMGMDGLNNAVIPGYATPEQYTKEITIANDGIVDQKAVYKYAQNCYSIIEELDSFGIRFLKNENGDYAVKKVHHIGTYVLPMPNGETVKKALYRQLRRARILISNRYMATRLLKSADGRIAGAVSVNTRTAEMLVIKAKAVILCMGAAGRLGLPTSGYMFGTYENAANSGDGYAMAYHAGAALANLECYQINPLIKDYNGPACAYVAGPFGAFTANNEGSRFIECDYWSGQMMLEFYNELLSGKGPVFLQLKHLHPDTISEIESTLHKVERPTRGLFQQGRGVDYRSDSIEMHISEIGFCSGHSASGVFVDDNARTTVPGLYAAGDMASVPHNYMLGAFTNGSVAGIDAMEFADNHDFAEFDAADVARERDRVMAPTKREDGIPPNQVEYKTRRLVNDYLQPPKVTRKYELGMRRLAEAREDMQERMIARNAHELLRALEVQSIMDCADMAAHASLYREESRWGLYHWRTDFPEKDNENWFCHTLLSKRDGKMTSEKRAVEPYVVPIADDEKDLYDKQRIRATA, from the coding sequence ATGGCACTAGATCAGATCGTCGACGGACTTTCGGAGGTTTCCTGCGATGTGCTCGTCATCGGCGGCGGCACGGCCGGCCCAATGGCGGCGCTGAAGGCGAAGCTGAAGAATCCGAAGGCCAACGTCGTCCTGCTCGAAAAGGCCAACGTCAAGCGCTCCGGCGCAATCTCGATGGGCATGGACGGCCTGAACAATGCCGTGATCCCCGGCTATGCCACGCCGGAGCAGTACACCAAGGAAATCACCATCGCCAACGACGGCATCGTCGACCAGAAGGCGGTTTATAAATACGCGCAGAACTGCTACAGCATTATTGAGGAGCTCGACAGTTTCGGAATCCGGTTCCTGAAGAACGAGAACGGCGATTACGCCGTCAAGAAGGTGCACCACATCGGCACCTACGTGCTGCCGATGCCGAACGGCGAGACCGTGAAGAAGGCGCTGTACCGCCAGCTTCGCCGCGCCCGCATCCTGATCTCCAATCGCTACATGGCGACGCGGCTGCTCAAATCCGCCGACGGTCGCATCGCAGGCGCGGTCAGCGTCAACACCCGCACTGCCGAGATGCTGGTGATCAAGGCCAAGGCCGTGATCCTGTGCATGGGCGCCGCCGGCCGGCTGGGCCTGCCGACCTCCGGCTACATGTTCGGCACCTACGAGAACGCCGCCAATTCCGGCGACGGCTACGCCATGGCCTATCACGCCGGCGCCGCGCTCGCGAACCTCGAATGCTACCAGATCAATCCACTGATCAAGGATTACAACGGCCCGGCCTGCGCCTATGTCGCCGGTCCCTTCGGCGCCTTCACCGCGAATAACGAGGGCTCGCGCTTCATCGAGTGCGACTACTGGTCCGGCCAAATGATGCTGGAGTTCTACAATGAGCTGTTGTCCGGCAAGGGCCCGGTGTTCCTCCAGCTCAAGCATCTCCATCCCGACACCATTTCGGAGATCGAGTCCACGCTGCACAAGGTCGAGCGCCCCACACGCGGCCTGTTCCAGCAGGGACGGGGCGTCGACTACCGCAGTGATTCGATCGAGATGCACATCTCCGAGATCGGCTTCTGCTCCGGCCACAGCGCCTCGGGCGTGTTCGTCGACGACAACGCGCGCACCACCGTGCCTGGCCTCTACGCCGCGGGCGACATGGCGAGCGTGCCGCACAACTACATGCTGGGTGCCTTCACCAACGGCTCGGTCGCCGGCATCGATGCGATGGAGTTCGCCGACAACCACGACTTTGCGGAGTTCGACGCCGCCGATGTCGCCAGGGAGCGCGACCGCGTGATGGCGCCAACGAAGCGCGAGGACGGCATTCCGCCGAACCAGGTCGAGTACAAGACCCGCCGCCTCGTCAACGACTATCTCCAGCCGCCGAAGGTCACGCGCAAATACGAGCTCGGCATGCGCCGTCTCGCGGAAGCGAGGGAGGACATGCAGGAGCGCATGATCGCGCGCAACGCGCATGAGCTGCTCCGCGCGCTCGAAGTGCAGTCGATCATGGACTGCGCCGACATGGCCGCGCACGCCTCGCTCTACCGCGAGGAGAGCCGCTGGGGCCTCTATCACTGGCGCACGGACTTTCCGGAGAAGGACAACGAGAACTGGTTCTGTCACACGCTGCTGAGCAAGCGCGATGGCAAGATGACCAGCGAGAAACGCGCCGTCGAGCCCTATGTCGTCCCGATCGCGGACGACGAGAAGGACCTCTACGACAAGCAGCGCATCCGCGCCACCGCCTGA
- a CDS encoding HEAT repeat domain-containing protein: MSSPFESYDDLEDADERLQAADPAERRVAIIALGHSGDPAAVAHLANMVADPDAGVRQQVSMALGEFDGPEAASALVKLLVDPERIVAAAAADSMAEFKDPACADVILPLVRHTHAFVRMGALRALKELRRKDTLKPALEALQDSDAAVRVQAIGVIGFLKLEESIPALTALISDPDAHVRRAAVSALAFSQMKPAAETITRALKDSDWMVREMAAETLGLNVNGALAADQLVACLADEFWQVRLKSIRSLGRMKIECAVRPIGNCITHDQANLRKEAAAALGEIAHPDGEAFLAVIADDGDPDVRKNARWALQQIAARKARAGA; the protein is encoded by the coding sequence ATGTCGAGCCCGTTCGAATCCTACGACGATCTCGAAGACGCCGACGAGCGGCTTCAAGCCGCCGATCCTGCGGAGCGTCGCGTCGCCATCATCGCACTCGGCCATTCCGGCGATCCCGCCGCAGTTGCGCATCTCGCCAACATGGTGGCCGATCCCGACGCCGGCGTGCGCCAGCAGGTCTCGATGGCTCTGGGCGAGTTCGACGGGCCGGAGGCGGCAAGTGCGCTCGTGAAGCTGCTAGTCGATCCCGAAAGGATCGTGGCGGCGGCCGCAGCCGACAGCATGGCCGAGTTCAAGGATCCCGCCTGCGCCGATGTGATCCTGCCGCTGGTCCGGCATACTCACGCCTTCGTCCGAATGGGCGCGTTGCGTGCGCTCAAGGAGCTGCGTCGCAAGGATACGCTGAAGCCGGCATTGGAGGCGCTTCAGGATTCAGACGCCGCCGTGCGCGTGCAGGCGATCGGCGTGATCGGCTTCCTGAAGCTGGAGGAATCGATTCCCGCGCTGACCGCGTTGATCAGCGATCCAGACGCGCATGTGCGTCGCGCTGCCGTGAGCGCGCTGGCTTTCTCGCAGATGAAGCCCGCCGCGGAGACGATCACGCGTGCGTTGAAGGATTCGGACTGGATGGTCCGCGAGATGGCGGCGGAAACGTTGGGCCTCAACGTGAACGGGGCGCTCGCCGCCGACCAACTCGTCGCCTGCCTTGCCGACGAGTTCTGGCAGGTCCGGTTGAAGTCCATTCGCAGCCTCGGGCGGATGAAGATCGAGTGCGCGGTGCGGCCGATCGGCAATTGCATCACCCACGACCAGGCGAACCTGCGGAAAGAGGCGGCCGCCGCGCTCGGCGAGATCGCGCATCCCGACGGCGAGGCGTTCCTGGCGGTCATTGCCGACGACGGCGATCCCGACGTGCGCAAGAACGCCCGCTGGGCCCTGCAGCAGATCGCAGCGCGCAAAGCGCGCGCAGGCGCATAA
- the ytfQ gene encoding galactofuranose ABC transporter, galactofuranose-binding protein YtfQ, with protein MTLKALFAASATAALLLALPANAGQLTIGFSQIGSESGWRAAETSVSKQEAAKRKVNLKIADAQQKQENQIKAIRSFIAQNVDAIFLAPVVSTGWDSVLKEAKEAKIPVVLLDRDIDPSGKELYLTAVTSDSVHEGEVAGDWLAKTVGAKACNIVELQGTVGASVATNRKKGFDTAIAKHANLKVVRSQTGDFTRAKGKEVMESFIKAEGGGKNICAVYAHNDDMMVGAIQAMKEAGLKPGKDVLTVSIDAVPDIFKAMVAGEANATVELTPNMAGPALDVVAAFKDKGTVPPKWIQTESKLYTAADDPQKIYDSKKGLGY; from the coding sequence ATGACCCTCAAAGCCCTCTTTGCGGCCAGCGCCACGGCCGCGTTGCTGCTCGCGCTGCCGGCCAATGCCGGCCAGCTCACCATCGGCTTTTCGCAGATCGGATCAGAATCCGGCTGGCGCGCGGCCGAGACCTCGGTCTCCAAGCAGGAGGCTGCCAAGCGCAAGGTCAATCTCAAGATCGCCGACGCGCAGCAGAAGCAGGAGAACCAGATCAAGGCGATCCGTTCCTTCATCGCGCAGAACGTCGATGCAATCTTCCTCGCGCCCGTCGTCTCGACTGGCTGGGACTCGGTGCTGAAGGAGGCCAAGGAGGCCAAGATCCCGGTCGTGCTGCTCGACCGTGACATCGATCCCTCCGGCAAGGAGCTCTATCTCACCGCCGTCACCTCTGACAGCGTGCATGAAGGCGAGGTCGCCGGCGACTGGCTCGCCAAGACCGTCGGAGCCAAAGCCTGCAACATCGTCGAGCTGCAAGGCACGGTCGGCGCCAGCGTCGCCACCAACCGCAAGAAGGGGTTTGACACCGCGATTGCCAAGCATGCGAACCTGAAGGTGGTGCGCAGCCAGACCGGCGACTTCACCCGCGCCAAGGGCAAGGAAGTGATGGAAAGCTTCATCAAGGCCGAAGGCGGCGGCAAGAACATCTGCGCGGTCTACGCGCACAACGACGACATGATGGTCGGCGCGATCCAGGCGATGAAGGAGGCCGGTCTCAAGCCCGGCAAGGACGTCCTCACCGTCTCGATCGACGCGGTTCCTGATATCTTCAAGGCGATGGTCGCCGGCGAAGCCAATGCGACGGTCGAGCTGACGCCGAACATGGCAGGCCCCGCGCTCGATGTCGTCGCGGCCTTCAAGGACAAGGGGACGGTTCCGCCGAAATGGATCCAGACCGAGTCCAAGCTCTATACTGCCGCCGACGATCCGCAGAAGATCTACGACAGCAAGAAGGGCCTCGGTTACTGA
- a CDS encoding Gfo/Idh/MocA family protein gives MTELRIAIVGFGKIARDQHVGAIAAVPGATLTAVASRNASLPGLPHFATIEELLEKGPDVDAVSLCTPPQVRRAQAAAALKAGKHVMLEKPPGIGVAELDPLIAMAAEAKRTLFATWHSRHAPAVEPARQWLAGRCITSVHIDWKEDVRVWHPGQGWIWEPGGLGVFDPGINALSILTKILRKPVFVIAAELAFPANCQAPIAANLTLTDIDGLPVTAEFDFRQTGPQSWDILVETDQGRMTLSSGGARMAVDGKVLAEAPDEEYRGLYRRFVELAATGASDVDLTPLRLVADAFLLGRRTVVEPFVD, from the coding sequence GTGACGGAACTTCGCATCGCCATCGTCGGCTTCGGCAAGATCGCGCGCGACCAGCATGTCGGCGCGATCGCCGCGGTGCCGGGCGCGACGCTGACCGCGGTTGCCAGCCGCAACGCCTCGCTGCCGGGACTGCCGCACTTCGCCACCATCGAGGAGTTGCTGGAGAAGGGGCCGGACGTCGATGCGGTCTCGCTCTGCACGCCGCCGCAGGTGCGCCGCGCCCAGGCCGCGGCGGCGCTCAAAGCCGGCAAGCATGTGATGCTGGAGAAGCCGCCGGGGATCGGCGTTGCCGAGCTCGATCCGCTGATCGCGATGGCGGCGGAGGCAAAGCGAACGCTGTTTGCGACCTGGCATTCGCGACATGCGCCGGCGGTCGAGCCCGCGCGACAATGGCTCGCTGGGCGATGCATCACGTCGGTGCATATCGACTGGAAGGAAGACGTTCGCGTCTGGCATCCGGGGCAGGGCTGGATCTGGGAGCCGGGCGGCCTTGGCGTGTTCGACCCCGGCATCAACGCGTTGTCGATCCTGACCAAAATCCTGCGCAAGCCGGTATTCGTCATCGCGGCCGAACTGGCCTTTCCCGCCAATTGCCAGGCGCCGATCGCTGCCAACCTGACACTGACCGATATCGACGGCCTGCCTGTGACCGCCGAGTTCGACTTTCGCCAGACCGGGCCGCAAAGCTGGGATATCCTCGTCGAAACCGATCAGGGCCGGATGACCTTGTCGAGCGGCGGTGCGCGCATGGCTGTCGATGGCAAGGTGCTTGCCGAGGCGCCCGATGAGGAATATCGCGGACTCTACCGGCGCTTCGTCGAGCTCGCGGCGACCGGCGCAAGCGACGTCGATCTGACGCCGCTTCGCCTCGTCGCCGACGCCTTCCTGCTCGGCCGGCGCACCGTCGTCGAACCGTTTGTGGATTAG
- a CDS encoding FadR/GntR family transcriptional regulator produces the protein MTSRIVVIPTRRAHSNHAEVARSIGIDIIAGRYAEGTRLPGDAEMIAMFGVSRPVLRESVKTLVAKGLLTTKARVGTVVRERAAWNMFDADVLAWHLDAGIDKRFLNDLAEIRLAVEPRAAMLAAAQRSEEDLVELRRCMDRMRLEASDSVGFADADLALHVAVARASGNLFMRSIGHVIEAALRASFLLSAPVELEDRDTVLLWHQKIVDAIAAGDAEAASEAMVFVIHNGMHRHEGAVIETAPAETLPSVESGENS, from the coding sequence ATGACCTCGCGCATCGTCGTCATCCCGACGCGACGGGCTCACTCCAACCATGCGGAGGTCGCCCGCTCGATCGGCATCGACATCATCGCCGGCCGCTACGCGGAGGGAACGCGTCTGCCGGGCGATGCCGAGATGATCGCGATGTTCGGCGTGTCGCGGCCGGTGCTACGGGAGAGCGTGAAGACCCTGGTCGCCAAAGGCCTGCTCACCACCAAGGCGCGCGTCGGCACCGTCGTGCGAGAACGCGCGGCCTGGAACATGTTCGACGCCGACGTGCTGGCCTGGCATTTGGACGCCGGCATCGACAAGCGCTTCCTCAACGACCTTGCGGAAATACGTCTGGCTGTCGAGCCGCGCGCCGCAATGCTTGCGGCGGCGCAGAGGTCGGAGGAAGATCTCGTCGAGCTTCGCCGCTGTATGGACCGTATGCGTCTTGAAGCCTCCGATTCCGTCGGCTTTGCCGATGCCGATCTCGCGCTTCACGTCGCCGTGGCGCGCGCCTCCGGCAATTTGTTCATGCGTTCGATCGGCCATGTCATCGAAGCGGCTCTGCGCGCCTCGTTCCTGCTCAGCGCACCGGTCGAGCTGGAGGACCGCGACACCGTGCTGCTCTGGCATCAGAAGATCGTCGATGCCATCGCAGCGGGCGATGCCGAGGCAGCCTCGGAGGCGATGGTCTTCGTCATTCACAACGGCATGCATCGCCACGAGGGCGCCGTGATCGAGACCGCGCCGGCCGAGACGTTGCCATCCGTGGAATCTGGAGAGAATTCGTGA
- a CDS encoding ABC transporter permease: MTALLPRRGLAQILALIVILAVDRVVSPQFFDLRLQDGRLFGSLIDVLNRGTPVALLSLGMVLVIATRGIDLSVGAVMAISGAIAASLADSHGLPVVLAAALGAGLVCGLWNGFLVAVLGMQPIVATLILMVAGRGIAQLITEGRIVTFSSPDLVWLGNGAVLGLPVPVAIALCMLILTGVVVRGSALGLLIEATGGNARASELAGVGTRAMILAVYVWCGVCAALAGVIAAADIMGADANNAGLWLELDAILAVVIGGTSLFGGRFSLVLAVLGALIIQTMNTGILLSGYPPEFNLLVKAVVVLAVLLLQSPKLTGFAGIVARLRRTKA; this comes from the coding sequence ATGACAGCGCTGCTGCCGCGCCGCGGCCTTGCCCAGATCCTGGCGCTGATCGTCATCCTGGCGGTCGATCGCGTGGTGTCGCCGCAATTTTTCGATTTGCGGCTCCAGGACGGCCGGCTGTTCGGCAGCCTGATCGACGTGCTCAATCGCGGCACGCCGGTGGCACTGCTCTCGCTGGGCATGGTGCTGGTGATCGCAACGCGCGGCATCGATTTGTCGGTCGGCGCGGTCATGGCGATCTCAGGCGCGATCGCAGCGAGCCTTGCCGATAGCCACGGCCTGCCGGTGGTGCTGGCCGCCGCGCTTGGAGCGGGCCTTGTCTGCGGATTGTGGAACGGATTTCTCGTTGCGGTGCTCGGAATGCAGCCGATCGTGGCGACGCTGATCCTCATGGTGGCAGGGCGCGGCATTGCCCAGCTCATCACCGAAGGGCGCATCGTCACCTTCTCCTCGCCGGATCTGGTCTGGCTCGGCAATGGCGCGGTGCTTGGCCTTCCGGTGCCGGTCGCGATTGCCCTTTGCATGCTGATCCTGACCGGCGTCGTGGTCCGCGGTTCCGCGCTCGGGCTGCTGATCGAGGCGACCGGCGGCAATGCGCGGGCGAGCGAGCTTGCCGGCGTAGGCACGCGCGCGATGATCCTGGCGGTCTATGTCTGGTGCGGCGTCTGCGCCGCGCTCGCCGGCGTGATCGCGGCGGCCGACATCATGGGCGCGGATGCAAACAATGCGGGCCTCTGGCTCGAGCTCGACGCGATCCTGGCCGTGGTGATCGGCGGCACCTCGCTGTTCGGCGGCCGCTTCAGCCTCGTGCTCGCCGTGCTTGGGGCACTTATCATCCAAACCATGAACACTGGAATTTTGCTGTCCGGCTATCCGCCGGAATTCAACTTGCTGGTCAAGGCGGTGGTGGTGCTCGCGGTGCTGCTGTTGCAATCGCCGAAGCTGACCGGTTTTGCTGGCATCGTTGCGCGGCTGCGGAGGACCAAAGCATGA